A window of Synechococcus sp. WH 8109 genomic DNA:
CTCGGTCGCATTGGCGCCAAGCTCACCGAGCTCAGCAAGGATCAGGCCGAATACATCAATGTGCCTGTGGAAGGCCCCTACAAGCCCGATCACTACCGCTACTGATCACGATCCAGCGGATCGGAATCCGATCTTCACGGCCCCATGGAAGACTTGCGCGATCGAGCGCAGTCTCCATGGGGCTCTCTGATCTGATCACACAACTGCCGGAGCTGATCGGCCAGGCAGTGGAGGCGAATCAGTGGCTGGGGTACACCGCGATCTTCGCGGCGATGTTTCTTGAGAATCTGTTCCCGCCGATTCCGTCAGAGCTGATCATGCCCCTCGGGGGCTTTTATGTGCAGCAGGGTCAGCTGGATCTGGTGCCCGTGGTGTTGGCCGGTTTGCTGGGCACGGTGCTCGGTGCCCTGCCCTGGTACGGGATCGGACGGTTGATCAACGAGGAACGGATCGAAGCCTGGTTGCAACGCCACGGTCGCTGGATTGGCATCAGTGCCGATGAGTTGGCCCGCAGCCGCCGCTGGTTCAGCCGCTATGGCACCGCCCTGGTGTTCTGGGGGCGTCTGGTTCCTGGAATTCGCACGCTGATCTCAGTGCCTGCGGGCATTGAAATGATGCCGATGGCGCCGTTTCTGGTCTGGACCACCGCCGGCAGCCTGATCTGGACGGCCCTGCTCACCATGGCCGGCATGGTTCTCGGAGAGGGATATAGCAACGTTGAGCTCTGGATTGACCCTGTCTCCAAGGCCGTCAAGGTGTTGCTGGTGGTGTCTCTGCTGGCGGGCGCGATCTGGCTGGGTCTGCGCATCTGGCGCCGGCGTCAGTCGTCCGACTGAGCACCGGCCCGAGGGGTTCCCTGGGGAGGAGGCTCAGAAGGGGATGTCCTCATCGGAGGCCTGGCCGCCAAAGGTGCCGGCGGCCTCCTGGTTGTCCCGTTTGGATCCCAGCAGTTCGAGTCGATCCACACGAACCACGGGCTTGCTGCGCTCTTCGCCGCTGGCACGGTCGGTCCAGCGATCCAGCTTGAAGCTGCCGATGATGCCCAGCAAGGAGCCCTTCTTTACGTAATCCGCAGCAACCTGGGCCTGCTTGCCCCAGATCTCGAGGTTGAACCAGTCGGGTTCATCGTCGCGGCTGCGACGGTTCACCGCCATGGTGAGGTTGGCCACCATGCTGCCGGACTCGAAGTAACGCACTTCGGGATCGCGGCCGGCACGGCCGACGAGGGTGACGGAATTAACGCCCATAGACAATCTTCTCCTGAATTTGGATTCATGATGGGGCACCGGTTGGGTGACTGCTTTTAAGGAGTTCCACCCAAGCCGCTGGGTGTAACAGGCAACCGCTGTGAACGCCCCTATGATCCGGCCGTCTTGACTGCGGTGTCTGTGTTCTTTCGTCGTTTCCAGCTGTCGCGCGACATCGGCATCGACCTGGGCACCGCTAACACCCTGATCTACGTTTCCGGCCGGGGCATCGTGCTGCAGGAGCCCTCCGTGGTGGCTCTTGATCTCGAGCGTGGCACCACCATGGCAGTGGGTGATGAAGCCAAGTTGATGCTCGGCCGCACCCCTGGAAACATCCGGGCAGTCCGCCCTTTGCGCGATGGGGTGATCGCCGATTTTGATGCTGCTGAGCAAATGCTCAAAACCTTCATCACCAAAGGCAATGAGGGCCGCGGCATCATGGCCCCTCGACTCGTGGTCGGCATCCCTAGTGGTGTGACCGGTGTGGAGCGTCGCGCCGTCCGCGAAGCCGGCATGGCTGGGGCGCGTGAAGTGCATCTGATTGATGAGCCGGTGGCAGCCGCCATCGGTGCGGGCCTTCCGGTCACTGAGCCCGTTGGGACGATGATTGTCGACATCGGTGGCGGCACCACCGAGGTGGCGGTACTGAGCCTCGGTGGAACGGTGCTGAGTGAATCCGTCCGCGTAGCCGGCGATGAGATCAGCGATTCCATCAGTGTTTACCTGAAAAAGGTTCACAACATGGTGGTGGGCGAGCGCACGGCCGAGGAGATCAAGATCCGCATCGGCTCCGCCTTCCCGGACGACGAGTTCGATCAGCAGTCCATGGATGTGCGGGGTCTGCACCTGCTCTCCGGTTTGCCGCGCACCATCAATCTCAAGGCCGGTGATCTGCGGGAAGCAATTGCGGAGCCTCTTAACGTGATTGTTGAAGCGGTGAAACGCACCCTGGAGCGCACACCCCCTGAGCTGGCGGCAGACATCGTGGATCGCGGCATCATGCTTGCGGGAGGTGGTGCGTTAGTCCGAGGCATCAGTGACCTGATCAGCCACGAGACCGGCATCTTTGTGCACATCGCCGAAGACCCCCTGCTCTGCGTGGTGAACGGTTGCGGCCAGGTTCTGGAGGACTGGAAACGCCTGCAGCGGGTGGTGGATACCCCGGAATTCGTCCGAACCGCGGCAGGCGTCTGAAGCGATGGCCCCGACGCTCCGTCCCGGCAAGAGCCGCTGGCGCGGATTGGGGCAACTCACCCCCTGGCTGCTGCTTGTGGGCGGGCTTCTGATGGTGCGTCTGAGCAAGGGCGCTGGTTTCACCGATGCCTATGCGCTGCTCAGCCGTCCTTTCTGGCCTGGTTCTGCCCAGCGGGAATGGGTCATGGCTGCAACGGATTTGGAGGAGCGGTCTCGCCTGCAGCTGCTGGAAGACGACAACCGTCGCTTGCGCGCTTTGTTGGAGTTGCAGCAACGAGGATCAGCTCAAGGCAAGGTATCGGCTGCCGTGATCTCCCGCTCTTCGCGGGGGTGGTGGCAGCAATTGCAACTGGGCAAGGGCTCGCTGCAGGGCATCGGTAGGAGCGATGCGGTTCTTGGCCCTGGCGGTTTGGTGGGCCGCATCGACAGTGTTACTCCCGCCACGGCGCGGGTGAAGTTGCTTACCGCTCCGGGCCATGAGATCGGCGTCTGGCTGCCCCGCAGCCGCCGCCACGGATTGCTGGTCGGCCGCGGCAGCAGCCGGCTTTCGCTTCGTTTCATCGACAAGGACCCCGACGTGCGTCCGGGGGATCTGGTGGCTACGTCCCCGGCCAGCACCTTGTTGCCCCCCAACGTGCCGGTGGGGGTGATCCAGTCGGTAGATGAACAGGCTGTTCCTGCACCTGTAGCGGTGGTGCAGTTGATCGCAGCACCGGAGGCGATCGACTGGGTGCAGGTGCAAACCCGTTGAGATGAACTACTGAAATGACGCGTCTGCACCGACAACCGATATGTGTGGCCTCGGCATTGATGGTGCCGTTTCTGGCCTTGGCGTCGCCGCCTTGGTTGGCCATCGATGGGGTTGGTCCCGCCTGGGCTGTGCTCTGGCTGTTGCCCTGGGCTCTCGTGGATGGTCCGGTGTCGGGGGCGTTGTCGGGTGTGGCTTTGGGGCTGGTGCTGGATGGTCTCAATCTCGGCGGTGTCAGTCAGGTGCCCGCGCTGCTGCTGCTGGGCTGGTGGTGGGGACGGCTGGGGCGGCGTGCAGCACCTATCCAACGCAGCCTGAATCTGGGCTTGTTGGCCTGGCTCGGGTCCGTGGGTCTTGGTTTGTCGTTGATCCTTCAGCTCTGGTGGCGTCAAGGCGGAGTGTTGGATCCCCTCACCCAGAGCTGGGGCCTGCAGACCCTTTGGTGCCAGGCCCTGGTGACGGGTTTGCTGGCGCCGGTGTTGGTGTCGTTGCAGTTGCTGCTCTGGCGAAGGAGGGTTCCCTCATGAGGCTGACGCGTCGGGATCTGCTGCTGGGGGCAGCGGCGATGGGGTTGGCGGCCTGCGGCCTGAGGACTCCACAGATCAGGGCTCTGGAGTTGTGGACCCTGCAATTGGCTCCCAAGTTCAACCCGTATTTTGCGGATGTTCTGGGGGCCTGGAGCCGCCTCCATCCCGATGAACCTGTGCGCTGGACGGATCTGCCCTGGGGGTCCGTGGAACGCAAGTTGCTGGCGGCGGTGTTTGCGCGCACGGCCCCGGATGTGGTGAATCTCAATCCGCCCTTCGCGGCCAATCTGGCCAGCAAGGGAGGGCTAGCGGACTTAACCCCGCTGCTGCCTGCTGATGCCGCTGGCCGCTATCTGCCCTCGGTGTGGCAGGCCTGCAGCGATCCCGATGCCGGGCAGATCGCTCTGCCTTGGTATCTCACGGTCCGATTGAGTCTGGTGAACCGCGCACTGTTGGATCAAGCCGGTATTGCAGCTCCGCCTAGCCGCTGGGATCAGGTGCCGGCCTTCGCTCGTCGCATCCGCGAGCGCACGGGCCGTTACGGCCTGTTTCTTACCACTGTTCCGGACGACTCGGCTGAACTCCTGGAAACCCTGGTGCAGATGGGGGTGACCCTGCTGGATTCCCAACGCAGGGCCGCCTTCAACAGCCCTGCGGGGCTCCGGGCCTTCCGTTTCTGGAGTGATCTCTACCGGGAGGGGCTGTTGCCTCGGGAGGTGGTGAGTCAGGGGCAACGCCGGGCGATCGAGTTGTTCCAGAGCGGTGATCTGGCCCTGGCGGCCACGGGGGCGGAATTCCTGCGCAGCATTCAGACCAATGCGCCGGGGGTGGCCGCGGTGACGGAGCCCCATCCCCCGGTGACCGGTGCAGATGGCGCAGCCAATGTGGCTTTGATGACGTTGGCGGTGCCGCGTCAGAGCCAGCGCGCCCGGGAGGCCGTGGATCTTGCGCTGTTCCTGACCAATGCCGAGCATCAGGCGCGCTTCGCGGCTGAGGCACGGGTTCTGCCGTCGTCGTTGGAGGCCCTGGCCCGAGTGCGTGTTGAATTGGCGCAGCGGGTTCCTGCCACAGCCGCTGAACGTCAGATTCGCCAGGCCCGTTTGTTGTCGGCCAGCACGTTGGATCGAGCCCGGGTGTTGGTGCCGGCGTTGCCGGGGATCAAA
This region includes:
- a CDS encoding sugar ABC transporter substrate-binding protein — translated: MRLTRRDLLLGAAAMGLAACGLRTPQIRALELWTLQLAPKFNPYFADVLGAWSRLHPDEPVRWTDLPWGSVERKLLAAVFARTAPDVVNLNPPFAANLASKGGLADLTPLLPADAAGRYLPSVWQACSDPDAGQIALPWYLTVRLSLVNRALLDQAGIAAPPSRWDQVPAFARRIRERTGRYGLFLTTVPDDSAELLETLVQMGVTLLDSQRRAAFNSPAGLRAFRFWSDLYREGLLPREVVSQGQRRAIELFQSGDLALAATGAEFLRSIQTNAPGVAAVTEPHPPVTGADGAANVALMTLAVPRQSQRAREAVDLALFLTNAEHQARFAAEARVLPSSLEALARVRVELAQRVPATAAERQIRQARLLSASTLDRARVLVPALPGIKRLQKILYTQMQRAMLAQISPEQALTAAASEWNRYARSRWPEVVGNS
- a CDS encoding rod shape-determining protein; translation: MFFRRFQLSRDIGIDLGTANTLIYVSGRGIVLQEPSVVALDLERGTTMAVGDEAKLMLGRTPGNIRAVRPLRDGVIADFDAAEQMLKTFITKGNEGRGIMAPRLVVGIPSGVTGVERRAVREAGMAGAREVHLIDEPVAAAIGAGLPVTEPVGTMIVDIGGGTTEVAVLSLGGTVLSESVRVAGDEISDSISVYLKKVHNMVVGERTAEEIKIRIGSAFPDDEFDQQSMDVRGLHLLSGLPRTINLKAGDLREAIAEPLNVIVEAVKRTLERTPPELAADIVDRGIMLAGGGALVRGISDLISHETGIFVHIAEDPLLCVVNGCGQVLEDWKRLQRVVDTPEFVRTAAGV
- a CDS encoding DedA family protein, producing the protein MGLSDLITQLPELIGQAVEANQWLGYTAIFAAMFLENLFPPIPSELIMPLGGFYVQQGQLDLVPVVLAGLLGTVLGALPWYGIGRLINEERIEAWLQRHGRWIGISADELARSRRWFSRYGTALVFWGRLVPGIRTLISVPAGIEMMPMAPFLVWTTAGSLIWTALLTMAGMVLGEGYSNVELWIDPVSKAVKVLLVVSLLAGAIWLGLRIWRRRQSSD
- a CDS encoding single-stranded DNA-binding protein; translation: MGVNSVTLVGRAGRDPEVRYFESGSMVANLTMAVNRRSRDDEPDWFNLEIWGKQAQVAADYVKKGSLLGIIGSFKLDRWTDRASGEERSKPVVRVDRLELLGSKRDNQEAAGTFGGQASDEDIPF
- the mreC gene encoding rod shape-determining protein MreC, which encodes MAPTLRPGKSRWRGLGQLTPWLLLVGGLLMVRLSKGAGFTDAYALLSRPFWPGSAQREWVMAATDLEERSRLQLLEDDNRRLRALLELQQRGSAQGKVSAAVISRSSRGWWQQLQLGKGSLQGIGRSDAVLGPGGLVGRIDSVTPATARVKLLTAPGHEIGVWLPRSRRHGLLVGRGSSRLSLRFIDKDPDVRPGDLVATSPASTLLPPNVPVGVIQSVDEQAVPAPVAVVQLIAAPEAIDWVQVQTR